The following coding sequences are from one Anolis sagrei isolate rAnoSag1 chromosome 6, rAnoSag1.mat, whole genome shotgun sequence window:
- the LOC132779049 gene encoding probable inactive protein kinase DDB_G0270444 isoform X1, whose protein sequence is MGPKKVFTKKKRMMCLDTKHEIIEKHEQGVRVADLARQYDRNTSTICSILKQKESIKAVAPAKGIKIISKLRTSAHEEMEKLLLVWLTEKRLAGDFVTESIICEKARALYGDLVRRTPRTSTGEAPEESFKASRGWFDNFKKRTGIFSDVAWQGVARRNLNFAWKKLWPEVVSDERSFEGFKPEELAMEEIVSNGKSSEVDEGDTNGLVEQHNEEPIKEEVEEFQEQQLVEVKQEIDAEEPETEEVWLTVSPKKVCAKKKRMMCLDTKHEIIEKHEQGVRVADLAREYNRNTSTICSILKQKESIKAVAPAKGIKIISKLRTSAHEEMEKLLLVWLTEKRLAGDIVTESIICEKARALYGDLVPRTPGTSTNGAPEESFKASRGWFDNFKKRTGIHSDITRRNVNSSSNKPCPEVVPDERGFEGFKPEALSMDDVVSNGKSMEVDEGDVNNNLVEQHNEEPMMEEFKEHQHMEIKQEIDAEETDTEEEVIRTSEITEMLGMWEKISDFIKSKHPEKVTASCALALCNDICLTHFRNILKGRKEQNSLDRFLLKRPASQSEEIAAKKANLSEEDDNDD, encoded by the exons ATGGGTCCTAAGAAAGTTTTTACAAAGAAGAAACGGATGATGTGCTTGGATACAAAGCACGAAATCATCGAGAAGCACGAGCAAGGCGTGCGTGTTGCCGACTTAGCAAGGCAGTACGATCGTAATACTTCGACGATATGTTCGATTTTGAAGCAGAAGGAGTCGATCAAGGCTGTGGCGCCTGCCAAGGGCATTAAGATCATTTCAAAGCTCCGGACCTCTGCCCACGAAGAGATGGAGAAGTTGCTGTTGGTGTGGTTGACGGAGAAGCGGCTCGCGGGAGATTTCGTCACGGAGAGCATCATCTGCGAGAAGGCACGAGCCCTTTACGGGGATTTGGTGCGCCGGACGCCACGAACCTCAACGGGTGAGGCGCCGGAAGAGTCGTTCAAAGCCAGTCGGGGATGGTttgataattttaaaaagaggacCGGCATTTTCTCTGACGTGGCCTGGCAGGGTGTGGCAAGGAGGAACTTAAACTTTGCATGGAAGAAGCTGTGGCCTGAGGTTGTGTCCGACGAAAGGAGCTTCGAAGGTTTCAAACCTGAAGAGTTGGCAATGGAGGAGATAGTGTCCAATGGAAAGTCCTCGGAAGTGGACGAAGGAGACACCAACGGCCTCGTCGAGCAGCACAATGAGGAACCGAtaaaggaggaagtggaggagttTCAGGAGCAACAGCTTGTGGAAGTTAAGCAGGAAATCGATGCGGAGGAGCCAGAAACGGAGGAG GTCTGGCTAACCGTGAGTCCTAAGAAAGTTTGTGCCAAGAAGAAACGGATGATGTGCTTGGATACAAAGCACGAAATCATCGAGAAGCACGAGCAAGGCGTACGCGTTGCCGACTTGGCAAGAGAGTACAATCGTAACACTTCGACGATATGTTCGATTTTGAAGCAGAAGGAGTCGATCAAGGCTGTGGCGCCCGCCAAGGGGATTAAGATCATTTCAAAGCTCCGAACCTCTGCCCACGAAGAGATGGAGAAGTTGCTGTTGGTGTGGTTGACGGAGAAGCGGCTCGCGGGAGATATCGTGACCGAGAGCATCATCTGCGAGAAGGCGCGAGCCCTTTACGGGGATTTGGTGCCACGGACGCCGGGAACGTCAACGAACGGGGCGCCGGAAGAGTCGTTCAAAGCCAGTCGGGGATGGTttgataattttaaaaagaggacCGGCATTCACTCCGACATCACAAGGAGGAACGTAAACTCTTCATCCAATAAGCCGTGTCCTGAGGTTGTGCCCGACGAAAGGGGCTTCGAAGGATTCAAACCTGAAGCGTTATCAATGGACGACGTCGTGTCCAATGGAAAGTCCATGGAAGTGGATGAAGGAGACGTTAACAACAACCTCGTCGAGCAGCACAACGAGGAACCAATGATGGAAGAATTCAAGGAGCATCAGCATATGGAGATTAAGCAGGAAATCGATGCGGAAGAGACAGACACAGAGGAGGAGGTTATCCGCACGAGCGAGATCACGGAAATGTTGGGAATGTGGGAGAAAATTTCAGACTTCATTAAAAGTAAACATCCAGAAAAAGTTACAGCGAGTTGTGCGTTGGCGCTGTGCAACGACATTTGCCTCActcattttagaaacattttgaaagggaggaaagaacagAACTCCTTGGACAGGTTTTTGTTGAAACGCCCTGCAAGCCAAAGCGAGGAAATTGCGGCAAAAAAGGCAAATCTCAGTGAAGAAGACGACAACGACGATTAA